TGAAATTTAATCGATTGCTGttgtgttgttgtaatGGTGGGTAGTGTAATTTTtgtctctttttttttttggcttaACTTGTAATCACTAGCACTACCACTTTGGTGTTGTTGACTCAACTGTCAGTTGTTATCTCGTTATCTGTTTTGAATATGTTTATGTGTGTCAAGTCAACCAAACGTATATTTCACTAGTCACGAAATCACCAAGTGAAgcttttttaattgttggcctcttctttgtttgttttggtCAAACTTTCTGGTGTAAGCTTTCCAGAGCCGTTTCGTAGTTGAAGCCACAAGAATATTATGTTGCTGAATACACTACCATAACAGTTTTACATGAGAAAgagtttcaaattcaagTATCTGGTTGTCGCTTGACATTCACATCTGAACCGCCCgtacaataaaaaaacaattcttcTATATTATtgtatatatgtatatatagTAACTATAATTTGGCAGTTCTTAATTTAGCTTGATGCAATAAACTCTGTTCAATTTCATATAATCTATGGAAAACATTAGCAAAGAATTTTGAAGCAACTGGACGTCTTAATTTAAATGTTGGGGTAACTACTTCTCTTTCCACGGTTAATggattaatttcaatatgaatattatgtaatatttcaaatccaTTCAATTTACCACGAAcattttgattcattttttccaaaaatttaCTTTTAATCTCAACTTTGTTTAaatcttctaataattcatgTTCAGAAATATCAATCTTGTTGAAACCGAATTCTTCATTAAGAAATTTCAACCCCTTTTCATattcaacaccaacaatgCCCACCAAGTAAGCTTGTAATGAGTTACCATGAACGTACAATTGGGTGATTTGTGGATTGGACGATAAATAtctgttttcaattttctcaGGAGAGACATATTCTCCTTGTTGCAtcttgaagaaatttttaacTCTATCAATAATACTAACTCTCCCGGTTTTAGGATCAATTCGAGCAATATCACCGGAATGGAACCAaccatcttcatcaattgaattgtcAGTCTCTTCTTTGTTATAGTAGTAACCTTTAAACATCTGTGGTCCTTGAAGCATTACTTCACCTTCTAATCTATCGATACTGTATCCCATGTCTTTAACACTTcgtaatttcaattgtccTGTTGGTAAAATAGTTCCACAAGATCCAGCTTTTGCCTCGTAATCATCAGTACTGGTAATAGCAGCACCACTTTCTGTCAACCCATATTGTTGTCTAATACCCATATTTAAACTTGCCTTTAAATATACCAAGGTAGAAGGAGCAATTGGGGCAGAGGCGGTTTGAACCCATTTGATATTATCATACCCAACAATTTCTCGTAAAAATTTGTAAGGCGGGTATTGATCAAAAGCTGCATTCAACCCTTTGGCACCATCATGTTTAGCTTgttctttaattttatactcaatgatttgattgacTTTATCTTGTTCTTCTGGTGATAATTCCTTGATTTTACCCTTGATCAAAGCTTCTATTCTTGTCAATAATCGAGGAACAATTGACATGTAGGTTGGTTTGAAAATTCTTAAATCTTCAAGCATATTGGAAAAAGCATTGACGTTTTCTTGTCCAATGGTCACTTGTGGGAATGCCAAGTAATAACCGGTGGACCACGCAAAGGCACTAGTTTGACGTTCATACACATGAGTTAatggcaaaaaaataaataccTTGTCACCAGGAGCAGCATGAGGTTTAATACATGTCAATGACGTAATATAAGCAGCGGCACCAGCTTGGGATAACATAACTCCCTTTGGTTTACTACCTGTAGTTCCCGAAGTAAACGAAATTGTAAATAATGCATCCCTTTTAGGTGGCAATTCACGGATTGGATTGCGAGAACCTAACTcttcaatttgattcaagTCTTGAATAgtgattttcaattcttttgcTTGATCAAACCAGTTTTGTGATAccaaatcaattggatccattgaaacaattgaaatcaagGATTTTGTCTGTTCAgggaaattttttttcaaatctaacAACACTGGGATTTTATCGTTGGTAGTGACGACAATAGGGGATTCAGTCAATCCCAAAATATATTGTGAAACATCAGAACCCAAAGTGTCATATAAAGCAGTGTTGGTGATGGAATATGAACTACATGCCAAATCAGTCAAGACCCATTCTAAACGGTTAACAGCAAATAAAGTCAAGATAAATGAAGcattcttttcaatttcaaaatcttgatTATCTCTTCCGGATTTTTGCAACCCATAGGTTGGCCAATCACGTAAATGATTAACCACCTTCTTGTGAGATTCCAATTGAGGGTCAAGGAATGGGTTTCCTAACAATGAGCGGATGAACCCAGCACCAATATTGTTCTTCTTAGTTTTCACCTCTGAATAAGtgaaataatcaaatcttGGAGCCAgagttttgtttttgtaatcATAAGGTCTTTTACCAAGACATGGACGATCACCAAACATATCTGCAGCATTATTAAACAACTTGTGGTGTGTATCTAAATCAGGATGGATGCGCTGAATCAAACGACTAGCAGTGGCTTTGTTTCTGAAAATTGGTGAATAATTGTCATTTTTATTAGCATCTGGTTTCAATGGTACACTCTCGGTAATATCACGAGTGAATGGTAAATGAGATATTGCGACTTCTTTGCTGAAATCAGAAGCAGAAAACAAATCGAGTGacattttaatttataacTATTGAAGGGgtaatttaaataaataggAATGATTTAAAGGAATACAATAAATTATAAGTAATGATAGAAAACTGGAAAACATGgctaatatatatatataaacttttttaCTTAGTGGTGTTGTTATTGCCATAAGTGGGTTGTGACATTTTCCCCACATTAACCTAATGTAGGAAAAGATATGGATATGTTTGGTATTTTTGTGTGTAGAAATAGAAGGGCAGCcttctaaaaaaaaaatcaatttagtTCGGacctaaaaagaaatgttaCTGCCGGAACAATTATTTCATCTTATCATTCGAATCATCAgctattgataaattatatcACTCTTGTTAATTGTGTGGATAGTAAAGGGAAAAGAGGAGACTTGGTGGCTGTTAATGTGGTAACTcttaaaaacaaagaaggAGGGGTATTGACATCAAGACTATTCCAGCCTCTTAAAGTGTTATTGTATAGTGTATGGGCACATACCCATGGCTATTTTTcttaatcaaataaaactGTTTTATTTTGAGGTTCGGCAATTAGTGCAAGTTATTCTTGATAAGTTAAGAAGTGGGAAATATTCATCGATTCTAATGTgtataaaatatttgatactCACACTACTTTCAAGcagaacaaaaagaaacaaaaaaagaaacaaaagtaGTTTTCTCCTCTTCTTCCAAGTACTTTACCCCTCCCTCGTTTTTTGACACACAGTTTTTGGGTGTACGAACCAACTTAACTAACCCAACACATCTAAATTCCGAAACCAATGATAGGAAAAAGATTTCAACTCCTATATTTGTTATGCTTTTTGGTGCTACTAGTAGTATATGTAAACACATACAAAGGAAACCAGGAAAAGTAGAAATGGAATATACACCACGAGTATCTAATTCTACAACTGATGtgattttcattttctgcTATTTAATATCCACATAATGTGggtaaaacaataaatgtAGTCAATTCACATATACGAAATGAACAGATGGGTAAAGTATAAAAGTATAAGTTCAACCAATCCATTGAAagttttattgtttctCTATTGCAATTGATTGTTTGGTTAAAGTTTATTTAGTTTACTTCAATCATATGCTTAgcaattaatgaaaaaattctaCTGGTAGTAATACtgcaaaataaaatcaacgGTTTGACTTCGTTATTTAGTTATAACTGGTTTATATTTAATGCTAGTATCGATACTCTCTTTTTTGTCCTACcgatttttttatttctttttactGTGGAAACATGTCCCAACCCatctgtttcttttctattGTATGTTTCCAATGCTGTAAGGGGTATAAGCCCATGGTAATGACCTGTCGCTTGGTTCATTGATATTTTGTGAAGGGTTCATCAGTTAGTTATTTCCTGTGGTTTGTGTAGTGGAGTAGTTTTCTTATTCGTGTTGCAAGTAGTACTCTCCGTGGAAATATACTGCCACTATAATTTTTATCTGGTCTCGGAGATTGCGTTTGTGTTTGCTTGGTGTTGGGTAGAATATACTCTTAGTGTTCTCACCCCACAAAGAATTTGCAGCAAAGCATCTACTAAACCGAGGAAGCGAGGGTTCAGTAGACCaccacacacacacacacacacaggTACTTTCAGTTTATGTTTTGACTCATTGCTTTTCAAACCAAATCTGAAAATCGACAAAAGATAAGACTGTTAGTATCAGTTTATGATCGAAACAACCAAATACCgagaatttgaatttaatatataattgatataaaaatttgttggtgGGGTGAGATGTGGCAACTCGGTGAaccaatgaaaaattggtgaCTACTGTTATCAAGTTATAACACgaaacaaattatcaaaaacttgaaaaaaaaatgcatAAAACTGTACGTCTATAAATATATAGAATATTTTATGATGATACTTTTATTAACTTGTTCTGTATTCATTTCTAATTTACAATCATTATCCTAATGataaatctttaattgaGTTCATTAATTCCCTTGCTTTTTCTTCCTCGCTGGCGGTGCTAGTAGGTTCTCGATTGTCTGctgtagttgttgttactgGCTCTGTGATATCtgattgtttttgtttagttTCCGAAGTCATGGGTGTGGATTCTTTGGAAACATTCCTGCTTTTTGCAAGATAAGTCAGACtcttattttgttttgccCGTTGTTGTGGTGGCTGTGGAGGTGGAGGTGGGGGTGATTGTgcatgttgttgttgttgttgtggtggtggtggttgtaatggtggtggtggtggtagcGCATGCATTGTAAGTGGGGTTTGTTGAgtatattgttgttgttgataattattatattgagATAATGACCTCGAGTTGTAATGATACTGTATTGGTACATACATCGCTGCAGCTGATGCTTGTCCTGTTCCTGGTGAATTAAAATATGGTTGTGGCATACAGAAAAATCCTTGTACAAATGGGGAATTTTGTTCCCCACTAGAAGCTACTTCTGATTGTTGGTATCCCGTTGGCAATATTCCttgaagatattgatattgttgatacCTTGGTGATTCTACTGTACCTGTACGAGCAGACTGGGCTATAGCGTTGGGAGACATCATTGCTTGGCCATATGATGGATGAATTGCGCCTGGTGGTGGAAGTGGTGGAACTGCTCCTGGAGGAGGAACCAGTGCAGATGGCATTCCGGTTCCCGTGGAACCATAATATAAGTTGTGTTGGTACAGATTCTTTTCAAATGCAAGACTGCTGAGAACTGATGGGCTCGaaggttgttgttgctgaggacgttgttgttggtggtggtgttgctGTTGATATGGCTGTGGTAAAGGTAATGGTGTCTGGGACATGTGATGACGAGTGTTTGATCTATCTAATGTTGGTGAATGCGGATAGAATTGCTGctgaattggaaattgtGGAGGCATAGGGAACATTCTACCAACTCCACTATTGATGCTGTTACTGCTGTTATTACCTCCCCCTCCATACATCTGCTGAACAGTATAATTGTTAAAATCGGGATATCTGTCGAATCGTACAGTTAATAATCTTCcttcaaattcaacattATCAAACATTTGGATCAATTTCTCTGATGACTCTCGATCGCCAGTTCTGACAATTGCAAACCCTCGACTTTTGTTTATAAATGTTGGCCCACCAACCATTTGTCCTCTGTGTTGATGGTATAAAAAATATGGATCATGGCGcaaaatttgttgagtAGGAATCTCGACTCGATGAATggaaatattattatctgGTTCTAATTCAAGTGATTTCGTGATTAGGAAATTCTTCAATGATGTCCAAGTTGAATTGTAGGGAACATTACCAATGAATAATCTCTTGGGGTTCACTTTAATCACCTCGTCGGGATTTTCACCATCGCCAGAACGAATCAAAATATACTCATCTTcatattcattttcatctcCAACATCTTCTTTAtccttttccttttcctttATTTGTTCTAGTTTCGGTTCCTGCCCCTGCCCTGGTCCCGGTCCCTGTCCCAGTTCTGGCCCTTCCAGTCGGCGGTACTGCTCCAGTTGTACTATAGTATCACTTTGAGAGTCTTCAGTGTTGGAAACAAAAGATTCCGGAGAACTAGTATTACGATCTCGGTTTTGGGCCATTCTCAACATAAATGGAGGTGCAGGTTTCTTGGGAAACAGCAAATCATTACCTACCGATGAGGCAGTTGAACTTCGTTGACTTGTTCCCATGGAAGATATTGAACTTTGTGTTGAGTTACTGGTCTTTGAACTTGTACGTCTCGAATCAACTGATGTTCGAttcgatgatgatgatggaaCTCTCTGGGATGTGGATATTGATGAGGATGAATTACGGTGAGAAAAAGGAACTTGTCTCCAATAAGGGAATGCTTGTAGTGGAGGTACAAATTGTGGGTTGAAGTGTGGATCTGGTACTGGTGAAGCTGATGATGAATGTGGTGTGTCGGTTTCCTTCAATTTCACCTCAATAATGTTTCCTTCTAGTTCAGCTTGGGATAAattagttttgattttatgaTATGTCAATAAATTGGTGATTTTTAATACCGCTGTGGTGGTAgtgttgctgttgctaCTAGTATTAGTACTACCTTTGTTAAATTCTATGATATGAAAATGATCTTCTTTAATGCAAGAATCTAtgaattgatgaagatcATTTTGGCTAATGCTATTAGGaatattgtttaaaataACTTCATACAGTGCAGTGGATGCATAAGAGCTTGTTGGTGATGCATTGGTAGTTGATTTTCTGATAAGTGGTTTTGAAGCTTGAAATGGTGAAGGTGGTGGTTGGTAAGTCAACTCAGAAGGATCTGAAGGTTGAGAGTATTCAGACGGAGAAAAGGGACTTGCATCTTTATTGAATGTAGGTTTATCCCTATCCTCCCGCTTCAGTTTTTCAGGCTCACCACTTGGTTTCTTAGTCGGTTTCAGTGACATGTCGTATACAGTTGAATGCAAGTTGAAATGTAATGTAAAACCCCAACAACTAAATTAAAGAGGGAATTGGGGATTGTGGATGTAAGTAAATATGTGAACGGTTCAATGACGAAAACGAAATTGAAATCgaatgcaaaaaaaaaaaatattggaaGGGCCAATGGAGGTGGAAGAGAGTAAACCAGTTctcaaaatataattatgGTTTTGTACGTCCTCCtagtttattttattttgacttattttttatcttttatttttttttgtcgtTTTAGTTTTGCTTTTGTTGCTCCGTCTTTGTTCGATCCTGCtttagtattttttttgttggttcCTTAATTATAGATTGATGTTGACCGTGTAAGTATTGGAAATTGAGATGGTGAAAAGTCAATTGATAAAGCTGTTTTGGTGGGCGAAGTGGTAAGTATTAGTGGGCTACTGATAATGGAGTTCGTGACTTTTGATgctctttctttttgaatcTCTATCTGTACCTGTGCAACTTGCTACTGTTGCTTCTTTTTTAGTCTTATATCTTGTTTATCTTGATCTTGACCAGTTATACCCAAGTTTGATATGATTATAAACTTA
The sequence above is a segment of the Candida albicans SC5314 chromosome 3, complete sequence genome. Coding sequences within it:
- a CDS encoding uncharacterized protein (Has domain(s) with predicted nucleic acid binding, nucleotide binding activity), yielding MSSKPTKKPSGEPEKSKREDRDKPTFNKDASPFSPSEYSQPSDPSELTYQPPPSPFQASKPLIRKSTTNASPTSSYASTASYEVILNNIPNSISQNDLHQFIDSCIKEDHFHIIEFNKGSTNTSSNSNTTTTAVLKITNLLTYHKIKTNLSQAELEGNIIEVKLKETDTPHSSSASPVPDPHFNPQFVPPLQAFPYWRQVPFSHRNSSSSISTSQRVPSSSSNRTSVDSRRTSSKTSNSTQSSISSMGTSQRSSTASSVGNDLSFPKKPAPPFMLRMAQNRDRNTSSPESFVSNTEDSQSDTIVQSEQYRRSEGPESGQGPGPGQGQEPKLEQIKEKEKDKEDVGDENEYEDEYILIRSGDGENPDEVIKVNPKRLFIGNVPYNSTWTSLKNFLITKSLELEPDNNISIHRVEIPTQQILRHDPYFLYHQHRGQMVGGPTFINKSRGFAIVRTGDRESSEKLIQMFDNVEFEGRLLTVRFDRYPDFNNYTVQQMYGGGGNNSSNSINSGVGRMFPMPPQFPIQQQFYPHSPTLDRSNTRHHMSQTPLPLPQPYQQQHHHQQQRPQQQQPSSPSVLSSLAFEKNSYQHNLYYGSTGTGMPSASVPPPGAVPPLPPPGAIHPSYGQAMMSPNAIAQSARTGTVESPRYQQYQYLQGILPTGYQQSEVASSGEQNSPFVQGFFCMPQPYFNSPGTGQASAAAMYVPIQYHYNSRSLSQYNNYQQQQYTQQTPLTMHALPPPPPLQPPPPQQQQQHAQSPPPPPPQPPQQRAKQNKSSTYLAKSRNVSKESTPMTSETKQKQSDITEPVTTTTADNREPTSTASEEEKARELMNSIKDLSLG
- the FAA2 gene encoding Faa2p (Putative acyl CoA synthetase; expression regulated upon white-opaque switch; rat catheter biofilm induced; Spider biofilm induced), whose translation is MSLDLFSASDFSKEVAISHLPFTRDITESVPLKPDANKNDNYSPIFRNKATASRLIQRIHPDLDTHHKLFNNAADMFGDRPCLGKRPYDYKNKTSAPRFDYFTYSEVKTKKNNIGAGFIRSLLGNPFLDPQLESHKKVVNHLRDWPTYGLQKSGRDNQDFEIEKNASFILTLFAVNRLEWVLTDLACSSYSITNTALYDTLGSDVSQYILGLTESPIVVTTNDKIPVLLDLKKNFPEQTKSLISIVSMDPIDLVSQNWFDQAKELKITIQDLNQIEELGSRNPIRELPPKRDALFTISFTSGTTGSKPKGVMLSQAGAAAYITSLTCIKPHAAPGDKVFIFLPLTHVYERQTSAFAWSTGYYLAFPQVTIGQENVNAFSNMLEDLRIFKPTYMSIVPRLLTRIEALIKGKIKELSPEEQDKVNQIIEYKIKEQAKHDGAKGLNAAFDQYPPYKFLREIVGYDNIKWVQTASAPIAPSTLVYLKASLNMGIRQQYGLTESGAAITSTDDYEAKAGSCGTILPTGQLKLRSVKDMGYSIDRLEGEVMLQGPQMFKGYYYNKEETDNSIDEDGWFHSGDIARIDPKTGRVSIIDRVKNFFKMQQGEYVSPEKIENRYLSSNPQITQLYVHGNSLQAYLVGIVGVEYEKGLKFLNEEFGFNKIDISEHELLEDLNKVEIKSKFLEKMNQNVRGKLNGFEILHNIHIEINPLTVEREVVTPTFKLRRPVASKFFANVFHRLYEIEQSLLHQAKLRTAKL